A DNA window from Arachis hypogaea cultivar Tifrunner chromosome 18, arahy.Tifrunner.gnm2.J5K5, whole genome shotgun sequence contains the following coding sequences:
- the LOC112771237 gene encoding DNA-directed RNA polymerase I subunit 2, which produces MGRKSGKSSQTPRMFRRSNINKFGCTLDADGLPHVGQFIRPDEPYCSIYNTERSSVQTLRKKGTEPVYVDYVAVDVKNKKDLQKVNIRFRQPRNPIIGDKFSSRHGQKGVCSQLWPDIDMPFCGTTGMRPDLIINPHAFPSRMTIAMLLESVAAKGGSLHGEFVDATPFRGSVNKNDGESESKSGSLVDDLGLMLRKKGFNYHGLEVLYSGVYGTELTCEIFIGPVYYQRLRHMVSDKYQVRSTGTTDQLTKQPIKGRKRGGGVRFGEMERDSLLAHGAAYLLHDRLHTCSDYHIADVCSLCGSLLTTVFIQPQKRPVRAIGGLPPGRAPKKIMCDACQTSKGMEAVAMPYVFRYLAAELAAMNIKLTLKLSNQAGA; this is translated from the exons ATGGGTAGAAAGTCAGGCAAGTCAAGCCAAACCCCAAGAATGTTCAGAAGAAGCAACATAAACAAATTTGGTTGTACGCTTGATGCAGATGGCCTTCCACATGTTGGCCAG TTCATACGACCCGATGAACCCTACTGTAGCATTTATAATACAGAAAGGAGTTCTGTGCAAACCTTAAGAAAGAAGGGTACGGAACCTGTTTATGTTGATTATGTTGCTGTTGATGTCAAAAACAAGAAGGATCTTCAGAAG GTCAACATACGGTTCCGACAGCCTCGGAATCCTATCATTGGTGATAAATTTAGTAGTAGGCATGGGCAAAAAGGTGTTTGCTCTCAGTTGTGGCCAGACATTGATATGCCATTTTGTGGAACTACGGGGATGCGCCCAGATCTCATAATCAATCCGCATGCATTTCCTTCCAGAATGACAATTGCAATGCTTTTGGAGTCTGTTGCTGCTAAG GGAGGCAGCTTACATGGAGAATTTGTAGATGCAACTCCATTTCGTGGTTCAGTGAATAAAAATGATGGGGAGTCTGAATCAAAATCAGGTTCACTTGTCGATGACCTTGGTCTTATGCTAAGAAAAAAAGGATTCAATTATCATGGTTTGGAGGTTCTGTATAGTGGGGTTTATGGAACAGAATTAACGTGTGAGATCTTTATTGGGCCTGTTTATTACCAGCGGTTACGTCATATGGTTTCGGACAAATATCAG GTTCGATCTACTGGAACAACTGACCAGCTCACCAAACAGCCAATCAAAGGACGAAAACGTGGTGGGGGAGTTCGATTTGGAGAAATGGAACGCGACTCTCTACTTGCGCATGGGGCTGCATATCTTTTGCACGATAGGTTGCACACCTGTTCTGATTATCACATTGCTGATGTATGTTCCCTTTGTGGGAGCTTGCTTACAACAGTATTCATCCAACCCCAGAAGCGGCCGGTGCGGGCGATCGGGGGGCTTCCACCTGGAAGAGCTCCAAAGAAGATCATGTGTGATGCATGCCAAACAAGTAAAGGCATGGAGGCAGTTGCAATGCCGTATGTATTCAGATACTTGGCAGCAGAGCTTGCAGCCATGAACATAAAATTAACTCTTAAGCTAAGTAATCAAGCTGGAGCCTGA
- the LOC112770410 gene encoding lectin-like — MGVSFNLHKFVPNNSKEIKFQGDATITDHNVIRLTNLDSDGNPLGNRVGRVLFSDPVHLYDHSGFRAGFETTFVFRISKPYNSEFAPGPGDGLAFFIANANTEIPPESSGKFLGLFNDASDKIVAVEFDTFSNFEIGDPSYPHIGININSIRSSAVGYWNWHDGAVTTAKITYNSALKRITVSVSTYLDNQPDTLTYDVDLSTKLPEKVAVGLSASTGQYSQNTEILSWTFKSN, encoded by the coding sequence ATGGGTGTCTCATTTAACTTGCACAAATTTGTTCCTAATAACTCCAAGGAGATCAAATTCCAAGGAGATGCAACCATTACCGATCACAATGTCATTCGACTCACCAACTTGGACAGCGATGGCAACCCACTAGGAAACAGAGTTGGCCGAGTTTTATTCTCTGACCCTGTGCACCTGTACGACCACAGTGGTTTCCGAGCAGGCTTTGAAACTACCTTCGTCTTTCGCATCTCAAAACCCTACAATAGTGAATTTGCTCCCGGACCTGGTGACGGTCTTGCCTTCTTCATTGCTAATGCCAACACTGAAATTCCACCTGAATCTTCTGGGAAGTTTCTCGGCCTCTTTAACGATGCATCTGACAAGATTGTTGCTGTTGAATTTGATACCTTTTCCAATTTCGAGATTGGGGATCCTAGTTATCCCCACATCGGAATTAATATCAACTCTATCAGGTCATCAGCTGTTGGTTACTGGAACTGGCATGATGGAGCTGTAACCACTGCAAAGATAACATATAACTCTGCCCTTAAGAGGATAACCGTCAGTGTTTCTACATATCTCGACAACCAACCTGATACTCTTACTTACGACGTCGACTTGAGCactaagcttcctgaaaaggttGCGGTAGGGCTATCTGCTTCTACTGGGCAATACTCGCAAAATACTGAGATCCTATCTTGGACTTTTAAGTCCAACTGA